The following coding sequences lie in one Arachis hypogaea cultivar Tifrunner chromosome 9, arahy.Tifrunner.gnm2.J5K5, whole genome shotgun sequence genomic window:
- the LOC140175088 gene encoding uncharacterized protein, with protein MTCLMKKHSIIHKVETAYNSQTNGHAKVSNREIKCILEKMVKPHRRDWSSRLDDELWAYRTAYKTPNGMSPFWLVYEKDCHLPVEVENKAYCTVKECNSGLGGDRVERKLQLEELECIWLEAYENSRLYKEKVKAVHDQNIKRREF; from the coding sequence atgacatgTTTGATGAAGAAACATAGCATTATTCACAAGGTGGAGACGGCTTATAATTCCCAAACAAATGGCCATGCCAAAGTGTCTAATAGAGAGATTAAGTGCATACTCGAGAAGATGGTTAAACCTCATAGGAGGGATTGGAGCTCTAGGCTTGATGATGAACTATGGGCTTATCGGACGGCTTACAAGACACCGAATGGCATGAGTCCGTTCTGGCTAGTCTACGAAAAGGATTGTCACCTTCCGGTAGAGGTGGAAAACAAGGCTTATTGTACTGTGAAGGAATGTAACTCCGGATTGGGAGGAGACAGAGTTGAAAGGAAACTGCAACTGGAAGAATTGGAGTGCATTTGGCTGGAGGCTTATGAAAACTCAAGGCTCTACAAAGAAAAGGTGAAGGCGGTACATGATCagaacatcaagagaagagagttttgA
- the LOC140175087 gene encoding uncharacterized protein, with protein MDLPRFENEYIVGVNNFLEFAFVIGKPVGKEIQCPYTKCGNTYWCEREDVYEHLICYGFVEGYKQWINHGESVIPTVVDSDMDDRGGVDDIDRLLRDAFGNTTNLQEGNNRLNEDVKRFYKLVDKAGLELYSNCTIGFLRLSFIIRLYHLKCLHGWSKTSFTSLLELLKEAIPDLNIHTSFNKAKNMVKDLGLDYKKIDACPNECMLYRNKYINDSVCDICGEFRYNQTPTMDGNEDDFALLNKVHKVAAKALRYFPLIPRLKRLFMCPNAAEALKWYDEQRLKDGCIRHPADGQAWKNLDTQYPNFSKELCNLRLGLASDGFNPFRTMNMSHSTWPIVLMVYNFPLGCP; from the coding sequence ATGGATTTACCAAGATTTGAGAACGAGTACATAGTTggtgtaaataattttttagagtttGCCTTCGTAATTGGAAAACCGGTTGGAAAAGAAATCCAATGTCCGTATACAAAGTGTGGAAACACTTATTGGTGTGAACGAGAAGACGTATATGAGCATCTTATTTGCTATGGGTTTGTCGAAGGTTATAAACAATGGATTAATCATGGGGAATCAGTAATCCCAACAGTTGTAGATAGTGACATGGATGATCGAGGGGGCGTTGATGATATTGATCGGTTGTTGCGTGATGCATTCGGAAATACGACAAATCTTCAAGAGGGGAACAACAGGTTGAATGAAGATGTAAAGAGATTTTATAAGCTGGTAGATAAAGCAGGTCTAGAATTATATTCGAATTGTACTATTGGATTTTTGAGACTATCGTTTATCATTCGTCTTTACCACTTGAAGTGTCTACATGGTTGGAGTAAGACATCTTTTACCTCCCTCTTGGAGTTATTGAAAGAAGCTATACCTGATTTGAACATTCACACTTCTTTTAATAAAGCTAAGAATATGGTTAAAGACTTGGGTCTTGACTATAAAAAGATTGATGCATGTCCTAATGAATGCATGCTATATCGGAATAAGTACATAAATGACTCAGTTTGCGATATCTGTGGAGAGTTTCGATATAATCAGACTCCTACTATGGATGGCAACGAAGATGACTTTGCGCTTCTGAATAAAGTTCATAAGGTTGCTGCGAAGGCCTTAAGATACTTTCCTTTAATACCAAGGCTTAAAAGGCTTTTTATGTGCCCAAACGCAGCAGAGGCGTTGAAGTGGTATGATGAGCAGCGTTTGAAAGACGGTTGTATAAGGCACCCTGCTGATGGCCAAGCATGGAAGAACTTGGACACTCAGTACCCAAACTTTTCAAAAGAACTTTGCAACTTGAGGCTTGGTTTGGCAAGTGATGGTTTTAATCCTTTTCGAACTATGAACATGTCACATAGCACATGGCCAATTGTCTTAATGGTGTACAATTTCCCCCTTGGATGTCCATGA